The Triticum urartu cultivar G1812 chromosome 6, Tu2.1, whole genome shotgun sequence genome includes the window TGCTGAAAAACTCTTTcatctgtatcttgccaaaatcaggtgtcaacaatgcccccctgtttttcggcaaagcttgcaTGCCGAAAAATAGTGTGCGTAGTGTtcgttctaaggacgatgtcaacactccatcggccatttatttttctcagggcgataattatgtatcggccatgtttgtgctaagggcgataatAGTATATCGTCCATTGCCTACTTAGGCTTCCTGCCAGACACTCGGGTGGCATTTCTTCAAATatttgccattgagagctcgaggtaacaatGCCCCTTCTATTGATTCCACCAAATATGAGTTTCCGGGAACAACTCTTGTAATTATAAAAGGAacttcccaacttggagaccacttcctGAATTTTCTATCTTTCGAACCAATCGGCAGAATCACTTTCCAAACGAGATTaccaacttgaaaattcttcaacttgaCTTTCTTATTGTAAGCCCTTGCCACCCTCAACTTATCTCTCTCTATGGCATTCAAAGCAGTCAAACGTTTATCAGCAACCTCATAAATgttgtccatcatcaagttatagaagtctattgccgataaatcattttgtttggctattctcaaagcattcaaatttacttccaccggtaaaacagcctcctgaccatatactagctcatatggagtcactttcgtagcaccatgccttgagatTCTATGTGCCCATAATGCCTCAGACAACAAgtcatgccatctccttggattatcctcaatcttcttcttgatgagcttgattaaaattttattgctagactcagcttgtccattagcttgggcataatatggagaggaattgagcaactttatattataagattcggcaaactctctgacttggtgtgacatgaaagatgaaccttgatctgTAGTTAACGTTTGAGGAATACCGAATCTATGAACAATGTGCTCAGGTATGAATTGAATTACCTTTGTATgcgtcatgttcttgagaggtactgcttcagaccatttagtgaaataatcagttGCCACCAATACGAACCAATGCCCTTTTGAGGAAGACGGATGGATTTGTCCAATGAAATCTAAACCCCAACCTCTGAAAGGCCACGGTTTGATAATAGGATGTaacatagcagcaggagccaaTTGAATATCACCAAACTTTTGACATGCTTCACACCCCttataatatctgaagcaatcattaatcatagtcggccaataaaacccagcacgtcgcaataaccatttcatcttgggagccgactagtgagtgccacaaataccttcatgtacttctcccATAGAAATTCTTGCCTGGTCCTCGTCCAAAcactttagaagaacatcatcgactgttcggagataaagaccatcatctctcattgtatacttgaaagccatacgccgaatagccatgtccaccctttcactcggattgcacgagtaatcaacaatgggcttcctccagtcgggATTGTCACCTGCACTAGATTTTTTGTTAATGACCGAATCAGCGGGTTCTGGTTCGGCCTCTTCTATACTAGTAAGACAAGACATCGGACTTtgagaaatatgaaacatgccatgatcaacatggTATCCGGATGCTTGCTGTGCCAACTCATTTCCTCTCCagttgtcatgtctagatatatgtgcaatgctaaaacaatccaaagtagagattatatctagacatttatcaagataaacattaagtgattcgtccaaacactgaaagactttggatatttgctgcaccactagtaacgaatcaccataagcctcaatatgtgtaacacctatagcaagtaacatctctaggccgaataacaatgcttcatattcggcttaattatttgtgcaaaaatattctaagcggcatgaggcttcaaaaacagcaccatgaggagatatataaacaataccaacaccttggccattgctacaaactgaaccatcaaagtataatctccatggtactaatgaaacaaggttcatatcaacatcatgcttgttattaatccgatgttcaacaatgaaattagcaacaatttggactttcatggattttagagattcataagccaaatcatattcaatcaaagcataagcccacttgccaattctaccaatgacatcggtttgacaagctactacacaaacactcggcactaaataatgtctcagttttgtgcaagcataatataagcatagacataatttctcaataaatgtataccttgtctctgtgtccaataagcggcggctcaaataagtgatggcatgctcttttccttcggtctcttgagttagaacagcaccaataactccttcctcttctgcaatgtaaagtctgaagggttccctatgcttgggtgctctcatcaccggaggagtgcacaaataattcttgatcatatcgaatgcttcttgctgttttgccccccaagtgaaatcagtatcattctttaaccgaaggataggagtaaatgcatcaactttccctgatagattagctatgaaccttctcaaataattgaccttgccaaggaacttttgcatatctctcttgcatgttggagcctcCACTTTCTGTATATcctctatctttttgggatcaatctctataccatcttcatgaataatgaaacccaaaaacttgccagctgacacgccgaaagcacacttcaaaggattcattttcagtccatactttttcattctttcaaaagctaaatgcaaatcggccaagtgagattcaaaagcatccgatttgacaacaatatcatcaatataaacttcaagtatggcaccgagtaaatcatgaaaaatcaaattcatagccctttgatatgtggcgccagcattttttaatccgaatgtcatcactgtccactcgAATAAACCAAGGAAACCAGGGCATCGAAAAGCTGTCTTGtacatgtcctcttcggccataaaaatttGGTTGTATCCGAcattaccatctagaaagctaataaccttatgtccagaagcatcattaataagcatatcggctattggcataggatactcatctttgggtgtagccctattcaaatctctgaagtcaatgcacaccctcaacttaCCGGACCCTTTCTTCTCCACTTggacaatgttagaaatccactcggcatacctgcaaggtcgaatgaaattagcttcaagcagtcgaccgatctcttccttgTTCCGGTCATATGTTTTCAGATTAAATTTTCTGGCGATTGTTTATAAGATCTAAAACCGGCCTTTATAGGCAACCGAtgctccactagctctcggcttaaccctggcatctcatgatattcccatgcaaagcaacaaacatattctttcaaTAGCTCGATTAACTTAGCCTTACAATCGGCTTTCAAATTTTTGTTTATAAATGTCGGTCGAGTGACTGAACCATCTCCAATATCTACCTCTTGTAACGGATCGGCTGATATAAAACCTTGTCCAAGTTGATCCATGTCATCTAACTCCTCTATagactcatacatatcgttctcattggaccgatacattacaagacgtttttgtaaccactcggaattaggatccatctaaacatatcataccttggagccgattgcatTCACTCGGCTTTAAAGAGACGGGCACAAAACCATTCTTGGTCGCGCTGAGAAAATCAAATTCTGATAAGTCATGTCCCATCAAGCAAGTAGCATTGGGATGTTGCCAATCCACTgatgcatcggccaaagcaacacaggctgagttatccgcatgaataacttccacttcatcatcaacccactgaatcaaaaactggtgcatagtggatggcacgcactggtttgcatgaacccaatcgCGGCTTAGTATGATattgtagttaccttgcacctcagcgacaaagaatgtagtagccaaagttttgcttccgactgtaagctccacatacatcacacctttggcttcagttttctctttgccttcaaacccgttgagcaccatattggtcttgatcaattcttcatcaggcaaacccaatttcttgaagaccgaatagggcataagatttaccacagcaccaccatcaacaagcatccgagtgagcggcgacccattgatatgacctctgagatataatggtttcagatgcgttactggttcttttggcttctcgaatatcgcgtttttagggccaaaatccagctgaGCCACCTCCCCTTCCTCATCTACAGCACAAACTCAGTAGgtaagtaatacaccatattgatatccataccttcatgaaccggtgtagactcatagtccaacatatcaGCCTCCTCCTCAAGTTCATCCACCGATTCAGAAATTTGTCCGAGTGAAGAGGAAGCAATAGGTAACGTAGACGATGCAATGATTGCATCGTCCTCTTTTGGTAGTGTAGGTGCTGCTGTGATAGGTGTAGAACCCACAGCATCTTGTATTTGTTtgggcctccacacttgttttgtagGTACCATAGGccgagtgtcattgaacaacttatccctttACTTCTCGGCCTCTTGTTCTGCCATCTCTTGACTCCTTAACCTCTGTagtttcctcttttgtgtctttgttagccctggaggacaccactttggctgagtgtattttggatctctcgtttttactcggctggtgcttgcttcatggtcattagccgagtgctttggcgcgatagaaagtatcggctcagtcagattgctatgcacaatcggctactgtatggcgaatgtttcggtgcccaagataagtgagtcggcatccattttctccttgccttttcccgactcaactgctgcaacacttggagatttaacacgccATTCTTTTCGACTTTCCAGATGTATGAAATTTCCACTCAGGCACACCTTTTTACTCTGATGGAATCCACTCGAATGGATGTCACTCGGATGGAATCCACTCAGATCGAATTCAGTCGGATGGAATCTACTTGACCACATTTTTTCACTCGGATAACTTCCACCTGGGTGCATTCTTACACTCGGATAATTTCCATCCGGTCGCATGTTTTGACCAGCCGACTGATAGCCACCAATGTTTAGTCGGCCTCTATATGAATAGCCAAGACGATCCCAAACAGATTGCGTATGCTCTTCTGGAAACGGCACCCTTGGTCCACTCGGTTTCATATACTGACTGAACATATCAGCTGATGGTGACCTTGGTCGCTTCAGATGAGTCGGCCGATTAAAGCTAGAACCAGCCGACTGGTTGGTGTACTTGGacagcaacatatcaaaagttggcttgatccGCTTGCACTATACTTTAACTTCATTCCTTTTCCACTTGCCAACTTCTGGACTCTTGGGTTTGACAAATTTAACTCGAGTATTTTCTTGCACTTGCGgttgccccccgagtgtaggattcttgatggtgattttgatTACTTCCTTGCCATCGGGCTGCTTATCAAGAACAACATGTCTCCCCAAGACCATGCTATCTTCCTtgtctttcctgggctcaccaaTAATGATATTAGCTTTATTAGCAGATTCAGCTACCTCAGGCCGAATGAGTAGCTTCTtcccctccaaatccatggtattcattggaaaaaggttgtttatcaacttgcatctcagaaaagttcaatcgtccgtcattaatggccgattgtatctgtcgtcgaaaaacattgcaatcgttagtagcatgagaaaaagtaTTATGATACATGCAATAAGCACGCCGTTTTAGCTCTCCAAACGgcggtaaagtatgagatattctaataatcttagcctgcaacaaagcatcaaatattctatcacacttagcaatgttaaaagtaaacttcatctcttcatcacgattcttatgaatcggtttcagatcattgcaagtaaagggtttggccttagatggccaaacaaattcagtagcaAAAACATCACCCTCATCATCCGAGTGATCACTATGATATTCCATcatattcatctttggacgatcggctttgtatctatgcacttctTTGAGATATTTACTtcggctttcctgagccaaagccctttgtaagacttggttgatatttaagaactcataaccttctagcttttctctaatgggagttctcaaaccacccagcactaggtctgccaagtctctctcggttatcaccaaactagaacaccggttttttgtttctctgaatctcTTGACATAATCAGAGACCGATTCATCGTGCTTCTGTTTAACCGATGTTAGATGTGATAACTTGAGTTCATTGTCaccgctataaaagtgatcatgaaatttctgctctagctgtgaccaaacccgaatggaaccatgtggtaaagaagaaaaccatgaaaatgcaATACCGGTTAAAGATAAAGGAAACAAACGCACTTTCATCTCATTTAGTGATCCTGCTTCACCTAGTTGTGCTAAgtattgactaacatgctcccatgtggttcttgtgccctctccattgaacttaacaaaatctggaatcttatatcccggagagcactggatggcatcaaagtactcggggtacggcttttggtaaatccgattccgaggtaactcaactccaaaattctctctaagcatcttagccatctcctTTCTAAGATTAGATAGACCATCATCCGTAGTGGACGATGAAGCTTGTGGCAGTGACATAGGAAGAGTATGGTTACTAGCTGTAGGTAGGAATTGTGGCATGTATGTCGACCCATAATTTGgtagtggtcgagtggttgtagCTGTAGGTAGAGTTTGGTTCGGCGTTGCCACCGAACCTGTCATGCTCATAATAGGATTAATGGGTGTAGCCACAATATGATTTGTTTGGGTAGGATAATAAGTCATCGGCACGGGAGGCACCGATGCAATAGGTAAAGCCAGATTAGGGTTTGGCACACTAGCATCTACACCATTATTACCGCTAGACGATTAAGATATATTCTTATGAGCATTTGTATTTTCTATAAAAGTTTGatagactagattgttaccatcagcaatacgactttcaatctcagcccactgctcaggagaaaaggcagtacttacagagggtttaacctgttcagtttgaagaggagggaacttgatttctccaatcggagtgatgttgccttggcgatctttcttgaattttgcaaggaactcctgcaggtccttctcctcgcgcgccttcttgtacacctcatagacttggcgatgatcggccgatatctcatcaagaataggcttaatgatgttatcagcgtctacctcagatggcttgggaagatCGTACATGGTGGATCATGATGATTGATCTTCgatccccagcggagtcgccaaaaagtgtgttgacacacgaacacgtcacgtgtaccctcgacaccgggggtgatgcaccgcagctcacgtcgaaggagacccgttcgacagcgcgatacgcaagacagtcgacgggcgcttttgcagacccgaaaaccccacacccccgggagggaccccgtcagggagtgcagcggctatgggctgccctaggtcgattcgctcgcccctagagcctcgggattcgcagctctcaaacacgaagaacggcgaagaacgagatagaaaaacggtggagagataaaacacagatgaaaaagtagtatattgatttgttcgattgtgtgttgttcaatcagccgtcacccccaacatatataaggggcggctggacttcccgtacaagtaaaggattcatctaggctttccttacaagaaaaattacatcaattcacgtcctagagtcctaattctattccaactcggattcagtctgaatctggcccaaactctgtcttccttcttgcgcgggccgccgggcttgcatatgatctccgatcgagacggcccaaatatcaaacttgtgcgcctcgacgatacgaacaactctcatgttgatcactttttcaaataaggccatcttgaatacttttcgaggtcatctttatcttccagtcggactcggtcttgcagtagactggattatccgagtctcgtagtgaatttgtaggctatatattatctctgatgatgatgactccaaaatcaaagtttaccttcttgatgatacgcacaacttctgtattgaacacttctccatccaaggtcattttgataaactttcgagcacatgttcaatttcactcggacttgagctcatccactcggatattagatacTTTCACTCGGATCGTTCGATTGGACTTTTTCACTCGAAAGACAATTTTTCacttggatgactatatttccactcggatgactatatttccactcggaaggcactatcttattcaatcggcaagttttcgtcccgatggtaattttttcactcggaatattttcACCTGGACGACAATTTCACTCGAATGATcatatttccactcggatgactatatttccacttggaTAATAATAAGTTCATCCGGTCAGCGAACTTACACTCGACCGGTAAATtttcactcgaccgtaaactttcactcggatggtaaacttttcactcggatttctGACTGAAAACATAGCCCGATCTTGATTTGTCTCTCCAGGCCTCATACAACCTCGGATTGAgatgaattatatatgaaaatcgatcggCTCGACCAGAAGAAACTTTTCcgtgttgaaggtttttcgattcaaggccgtCTTGATGATCGAATTACTCGTgcaacctatcagacaagtgtctggcacctcgcgccatatttccgttgaggttcggtctgcagtgtattgtctttaacttttgcatatgaactcgcattgagatgatttatatatcaaaatcgattgcctcgacgagacgaagacaattccttaagagtgctccttcatccgaggtcatcttgaagacgtgattggccaaaaaccactcggaacattgaattatgccactcgaagtatagtttcggtccgtaagataaagtcGGATGTCAATGACTTAAACATCAAAGTTATTCCATTCGACGACGCGAAATTTTTCATGCTAAAAAACTCTTTCACTCTctatcttgccaaaatcaggtgtcaacagaTGAAGCGCCCGCTCCCTTCTCTCTCCACCCTTCTCTTCCCTCCAGCTCAGATTTCAATGACATGGAATGGCTTACAGCCAGCTGACTAGGacctattgtacttgctctaaagATGACGTGTGGCTACAAAACAAAAAATATATGCACGGCCCAAGCTACAAAAAGATCAAACATCAATTCCTAGGGAAATATAAAAACTACTTACCTGTCTGCTTAGTAGACAAAGAAAAACTACACGTACATCCACTAAAAAAACTACGTGTACAAATTATGCGTCCTCAAGCGCCAGCTAACAAAAACTGCGCTGACAAAAAACAAAATGAATCTATGCCTGATTAAAAAATAAATCTCAATGTACAAAAAGAAGACCTTGCCGAGTAAAATAAATTAGGCAACTTACAAAATTCTCGCCCCAATAGCTTCTTGATACACCACTACCAATGTCATATACTTTGATATTTGAAATCTTCTAATTATCACATGAGTAGACAAATATACATAAATTGTTATGCATAAAAAATATGAATATAATCATCTTAATAAATATCAATTGAAAGAATATCATTCTGCAAAGGCAGATTCTTGAATAGGATTGTTTCACAACCGCATCCATTAATTTAAAAGTTTACTATCTAATATGATGCTAGATAGATAAAGCCTCAATTAAGTATAACATTGTGTTTGTTGGTTAAGTTAGGAGCACTTACTAAGGTACTAAAAGAGAAATATATATTATATATGGTTTGAGTAGCATTGTAGTAGTGGTGCATATACATATGCGCACAACAATAAAGTAATATATAGGTATGCAAAATTATGCCTGAGCGTAAAATGGTTTATCGTGCGCGCTGACCCATGTTGCAAGTTCCACCGCGTTCTGCCTGGCTAAACCGACCCTACCGTGGTGCGTGCAGGTTCCATCCCACGCTGCATTACCAAATCAACCGTAATTTCCCATCCCTCTGTAGTAATCTTAACCATATGTGTTACGATTCTCAAGTCCATACTAGTTGAAACTAGAAGAAACTATCTCTGTGTGGTAATAGCATGCATTATATAGTAATAACATGCACTCTTTGTAGTAAAAGCATTTACTAGCAATCCCACGTGCATTTGGCAATCAACAGTGATTTGGCATCCATCAATAGTAATCGAGCCATATGGTTTACGATTCCTATATACAGTACCAGTGATCGAGCCATACTAGTTAATTGTAAAAAATTGTCTTTGTGAGGTAAGAGCATGCATGTGTGTGGTAATAGCATGCACTCTTTGTAGTAAAAGCATCACTAGCCATCCCAGGTCGCTTCAGATGAAATGTAATTCGACATCCATCAGTAGTAATCTAGTTGTATGGTTTACGATTGCTAGGTCCATGCTAGTTGGTAGTAATCTCATCCATTTGTGTAGTAACATCATGCACTCTATATAGTAAAGGCATTATTTCAACTTGTGTAGTAAAGCATTTACTAGAAGCAACGATCTAATGATCTTTTTCATGGAAGCATTACTATGTGCACAACTTCATTTACGAGGAATCATATATATAAAAGGAAAGTAGGTTGGCTGTTTTGCATGGAGTGCTCCATGGCAACCGTAACTCATTTAATTTTGTTACGGTGCTTGCCAGAAATTTGACCGTGGTTAGCATGTTGGCCGATTTGCGGGGCTTGCTACTATGACATGAAGGCTTCATTCAGACCAGTGATGATACTTTGCGCAACATAAATGGGAAAGTAGAGGCACTCTTCCATATAATGAGGTTTATAATGTATGTGTTTATATTGTACTATAATTGTTTGAATAACTTAGCATATGTTCAGATGTATGATATCTGTAATTTAAGCGCTTGAATTTTAAATATAAATATAATATTCGCAGCCGCAACTACCATATTCGCAGCAGCAACCATTTCGACCACAACAACCATATCCACAACCGCAACCACAGTATTCGCAACCACAACAACCAATTTCGCatcagcagcaacagcaacaacaacaacaacaacaacaacaacaacaacaacaacaacaacaacaacaacaacaacaacaacaacaaatcCTTCAACAAATTTTGCAACAACAACTGATTCCATGCATGGATGTTGTATTGCAACAACACAACATAGCGCATGGAAGCTCACAATTTTTGCAACAAAGTACTTACCAGTTGTTGCAAGAATTGTGTTGTCAGCACCTATGGCAGATCCCTGAGCAGTCGCAGTGCCAAGCCATCCACAATGTTGTTCATGCTA containing:
- the LOC125513510 gene encoding alpha/beta-gliadin clone PTO-A10-like, whose translation is YSQPQLPYSQQQPFRPQQPYPQPQPQYSQPQQPISHQQQQQQQQQQQQQQQQQQQQQQQQQQQQILQQILQQQLIPCMDVVLQQHNIAHGSSQFLQQSTYQLLQELCCQHLWQIPEQSQCQAIHNVVHAIILHQQKKQQQQPSSQVSFQQPQQQYPSGQGSFRPSRQNPQAQGSVQPQQLPQFEEIRNLALQTLPAMCNVYIPPYCTIAPFGIFGTN